The Podospora pseudocomata strain CBS 415.72m chromosome 3, whole genome shotgun sequence genome window below encodes:
- a CDS encoding hypothetical protein (EggNog:ENOG503NXRH; COG:S): protein MLDETPVGDLLHLSTQTRQLFIKAVQALRRPYGVGDLHALDTLSTFMICVLAKRYTNPSSDIIEVLAGLDQIDTVFGDFVAALEGLIRNGRGPGVECCPHGVGHAQDKRQPADGQEPQQQQQQQSKGKSNCTYTADLQKRAVELALAVSSGAYQTSLLTYFIQRDLFPAIISCIQSQSSLETSGDETRITRPFMLLGLLANYNKFEFQNPYQMRLNDFVNERVIKDIVKGVGKTCQKLRDQYIDVQEDLPEGWTLANTLNKIGLGAIAPGGKPSPKPVYDADTAKRMFAELPGEEAAVLLATYDFSHANKLFSLELVTGAPRSEKGEDSPFANFISLTSYLLQHAHLSQRTTLYCHLNLMVFRLLIEDPVLCKRMCSDESKVPVRLCRQRSPYLPLVRSERVIATAVMDTMIDAINHNLRRRLDVGLYTLCVGILLRIISYMSRSRTRLQYHWADLFRSLLSLIRFLTTYASDLKGLSHINTLLDHVVNLLALGLSAGETFLPTPAAYDDLFYKVVETGEVLVKFRDTYGLANRASNSIDTLVSVSVHYKEMLGTDGSKAVKGKRTGGQLTSLQVAEVIKQGYETLSIQAKEGLDSWEKYREADERTLLKKMGRQAVGDVGALISG, encoded by the exons ATGCTCGACGAGACCCCAGTCGGCGATTTACTCCATCTGTCGACCCAGACAAGGCAACTATTCATCAAGGCGGTACAGGCGTTGCGACGGCCATATGGAGTCGGGGATCTGCATGCACTCGACACCTTGTCCACGTTCATGATTTGCGTGCTTGCAAAACGGTACACAAACCCGAGCTCGGATATCATTGAGGTTTTGGCCGGGCTGGATCAGATCGATACCGTGTTTGGGGACTTTGTCGCAGCGCTGGAGGGCCTCATACGCAATGGAAGGGGCCCAGGGGTAGAGTGTTGCCCACATGGGGTTGGTCATGCGCAGGACAAAAGGCAGCCGGCGGATGGACAggaaccacagcagcagcagcagcagcagtcaaaGGGGAAATCCAACTGCACTTATACAGCCGATTTGCAGAAACGGGCGGTGGAACTGGCGCTCGCCGTGTCCTCGGGGGCGTATCAAACGAGCTTGCTCACGTACTTTATTCAGAGGGATCTGTTCCCAGCGATAATAAGC TGTATTCAATCACAATCTTCACTGGAAACTTCTGGCGACGAGACGAGGATAACGAGGCCGTTCATGCTGCTTGGACTGCTGGCCAACTACAACAAGTTTGAGTTTCAAAACCCTTATCAAATGCGCTTGAACGATTTTGTCAACGAGCGGGTCATCAAGGATATCGTAAAGGGCGTGGGCAAGACGTGCCAGAAGCTCCGGGATCAGTATATCGATGTCCAAGAAGACCTACCAGAAGGATGGACGCTGGCCAACACGCTCAACAAGATTGGGCTAGGGGCTATTGCGCCAGGGGGAAAGCCCTCGCCCAAACCGGTCTACGACGCAGACACTGCCAAAAGAATGTTTGCCGAGCT GCCGGGAGAGGAAGCTGCCGTCTTGCTTGCCACATATGATTTTTCTCACGCCAACAAGCTGTTCAGTCTGGAACTGGTGACCGGTGCCCCAAGgtcggaaaagggggaagacTCCCCGTTTGCAAACTTCATTTCTCTCACGTcctacctcctccagcacgcCCACCTCTCCCAGAGAACAACCTTGTATTGTCACCTCAACCTGATGGTGTTCCGGTTACTGATTGAGGACCCTGTCCTATGCAAAAGGATGTGTTCAGACGAAAGCAAAGTGCCGGTGAGGCTTTGCCGGCAACGATCCCCTTATTTGCCGCTGGTGCGGTCCGAGAGAGTGATTGCCACAGCTGTCATGGACACCATGATTGacgccatcaaccacaatCTGCGACGCAGACTGGACGTCGGCCTCTACACGCTGTGTGTCGGCATTCTGCTGCGAATCATTAGCTACATGTCCCGGTCGCGAACACGGCTGCAGTACCACTGGGCTGACCTGTTTCGGTCTCTACTCAGCCTGATCCGATTCCTGACAACATATGCCTCTGATCTCAAGGGGCTGAGTCACATCAACACGCTGTTGGATCATGTAGTCAATTTGCTCGCCTTGGGACTGTCGGCCGGTGAGACATTCTTACCCACACCGGCAGCGTACGACGATCTGTTTTACAAGGTTGTCGAAacgggggaggtgctggTGAAGTTTAGAGATACCTACGGGCTGGCCAACAGGGCGAGCAACTCTATCGATACGCTTGTCAGCGTCAGTGTCCACTACAAGGAGATGCTGGGAACTGATGGATCCAAAGCGGTCAAGGGCAAGAGAACCGGGGGGCAGTTGACCAGTCTGCAAGTGGCCGAGGTGATCAAGCAGGGCTACGAGACGCTCAGCATCCAGgcaaaggaggggttggatagCTGGGA
- a CDS encoding hypothetical protein (EggNog:ENOG503NVQA), with protein MDHAGPAEFRSGFFAQCSDMGNAPPFIPLWGLPPTFCQLRAGVGCVAAAIVAHAPRTSLQQCCNTRLSSCDRLLQILASLCRLAPAHGIQIKLEAVWVCRAAGLRVLNAWCNSTRWFQSEPVMANTKDRPGPKFAPKLIETTFERYRKSIPPNELTPSPSPRSPSPPPRERRKFAPQLVESSVRRSRRVGDEGPATRPTDRTDITPYTNHIYAPKPRRKRSHGSIPASPERQRAHARRESCDDEIAGPLFDLVARDAQRKLQDIAMSAFPNSGQRIGGAEHFYVREGSEDDGPRGRPLTRGPWNPMHSRRNSSEEDISWAFKEMQEHAQMVNAHRQRDMSRIDTLDLDKMSIDVPSDAIDLTSRQRSSIANSPLWRPRPSSGSLVAIGETHMPLLRAESPLPPTGENRMPNMEPDSPPVRPIGESFMPYIPSAPAGKAGDMPYAPASHIPPETSFGHHAPFNPYGQERDMSLERARAAHRLRLKKSPPMLGQDLTFRKCPSPKQTKLEPDHLWDLETGTTLEDQHRDPTEQHGLWRGYCYTSNQNEKIAHVDRPLMITTPMPDASNTDPFDRAFGTAPVELSEEPTPVGSRTDSLHIPGGGSIQLQKKPHSANGSLVVPEHRTKNNAPKGLHMLHNLHNLDEKLKQEKAVADLEEKIAAEFDDKFVTQVYNYLSLGYPATARLYDEELSKISRIPVEELERDDDAIMEDLWGAEAHGNSQSSGSQSQNSEDSGPRRADGKRIKATGHIMLDSEEQDNVKEEDRCPRWKALKLYIYEWARQHPDLNAISPLAWGVRERRGSWGI; from the exons ATGGATCACGCGGGTCCGGCTGAGTTCCGCAGTGGCTTCTTCGCACAGTGCAGCGACATGGGCAATGCCCCACCATTCATCCCACTCTGGGGTCTCCCGCCCACTTTCTGCCAGCTGCG CGCTGGTGTTGGCTGCGTGGCTGCTGCTATCGTGGCCCACGCACCACGGACATCGCTCCAGCAATGTTGCAATACCCGCCTCAGCTCTTgtgaccgcctcctccaaatcctcgcATCCCTCTGCCGACTCGCCCCCGCTCACGGCATACAAATCAAGTTGGAAGCCGTCTGGGTGTGCCGCGCCGCTGGCCT TAGAGTACTGAACGCATGGTGTAACTCCACCCGGTGGTTCCAATCAGAACCTGTAATGGCCAACACCAAAGATCGGCCGGGGCCAAAGTTCGCACCCAAGTTGATAGAGACCACCTTTGAACGCTATCGAAAGTCCATACCGCCCAATGAGCTGACCCCGAGTCCATCCCCGAggtcgccatcaccacctccgcgGGAGCGACGCAAGTTTGCACCGCAACTGGTAGAGTCCTCGGTCCGAAGATCTAGGCGAGTTGGAGACGAAGGCCCAGCCACCCGTCCGACAGACAGGACAGATATCACACCCTACACAAATCACATTTACGCCCCCAAGCCCCGAAGGAAACGAAGCCATGGATCCATCCCAGCAAGCCCCGAGAGACAGAGGGCTCATGCCCGGCGCGAATcgtgtgatgatgagattgcCGGCCCCTTGTTTGATCTCGTGGCCCGCGATGCTCAAAGGAAGCTCCAGGACATTGCCATGAGCGCGTTCCCCAACAGCGGCCAGCGCATAGGCGGTGCTGAACATTTCTATGTCAGGGAAGGGTCAGAAGACGACGGGCCCCGCGGGAGACCTTTGACGAGGGGCCCATGGAATCCCATGCACTCGAGACGCAACTCGTCCGAGGAGGACATTAGCTGGGCCTTCAAGGAGATGCAAGAGCATGCGCAAATGGTGAATGCCCACAGGCAGCGTGACATGAGTCGGATAGACACGTTGGACCTGGACAAGATGAGCATTGATGTCCCTAGCGATGCCATAGATTTGACGAGCAGACAGAGGTCGTCCATAGCCAACTCTCCCCTGTGGAGGCCACGGCCGTCATCAGGCTCGCTGGTGGCCATTGGAGAGACTCATATGCCCTTGCTCCGTGCCGAGTCGCCTCTGCCGCCCACTGGAGAGAATCGCATGCCCAACATGGAGCCAGACTCTCCCCCGGTCCGACCCATCGGCGAGAGCTTCATGCCGTACATACCCTCGGCGCCTGCTGGCAAGGCTGGCGACATGCCTTATGCCCCGGCCTCGCATATACCTCCGGAAACATCTTTTGGGCACCATGCACCTTTCAACCCCTACGGCCAGGAAAGAGACATGTCCctggagagggcgagggccGCCCATCGGTTGCGACTGAAAAAATCACCTCCCATGCTCGGCCAGGATCTAACGTTTAGAAAGTGCCCGTCCCCGAAGCAGACCAAGCTGGAGCCGGATCATTTGTGGGATCTGGAGACGGGAACGACGCTGGAGGACCAGCACCGTGACCCGACAGAACAGCATGGCCTCTGGCGCGGTTACTGCTACACGAGCAACCAAAACGAAAAGATTGCTCATGTGGACAGGCCGCTGATGATCACGACGCCCATGCCCGACGCAAGCAACACAGATCCATTTGACAGAGCTTTTGGAACTGCTCCGGTCGAACTAAGCGAGGAGCCGACGCCGGTTGGTTCGAGGACCGACAGTCTGCATATCCCAGGAGGAGGCTCTATTCAGCTCCAAAAGAAACCACATTCGGCGAATGGGAGTCTGGTCGTTCCCGAGCACCGAACCAAGAACAACGCACCCAAGGGCCTTCACATGCTCCACAACCTGCACAACCTGGACGAGAAACTGAAGCAAGAGAAGGCTGTGGCTGACctcgaggagaagattgcCGCCGAGTTTGATGACAAGTTTGTGACGCAGGTGTACAATTACTTGTCTCTTGGATACCCGGCCACGGCTAGGCTCTACGATGAGGAGCTGAGCAAGATCAGCCGGATTCCCGTGGAGGAACTGGAAAGGGACGACGACGCCATCATGGAGGATCTATGGGGCGCAGAAGCCCACGGCAATTCTCAATCCTCTGGCTCGCAGTCCCAGAACAGTGAGGACTCTGGCCCGAGAAGGGCGGACGGGAAGAGGATCAAGGCCACCGGACATATCATGCTCGATAGCGAAGAGCAGGACaatgtcaaggaggaggacaggTGTCCAAGATGGAAGGCGCTGAAGCTCTACATCTATGAGTGGGCTCGGCAACATCCGGACCTGAACGCCATCAGCCCCTTGGCCTGGGGTGTGCGCGAGCGGAGGGGAAGCTGGGGGATTTga
- a CDS encoding hypothetical protein (EggNog:ENOG503NXTB), with translation MAASRYNTLPAGQADDDTPDQHGQRPPFSPDSFASRLSPTSQSTSTSLASPTQSPNPMAHASLAEKTFTPLSMNESDYLSDHSATDRLLRKKSSFSLEHESMLSTSNTSRGETFLQVGSAIGRSNSVSSTSSATAAGRGVTVVSSMVQSFEALHAAVVEKERELAAKKSSASLRPSLGPVSRTTSPAPNADLTDASQHQHQHQQHLGASLGGAVGAADTTIVPQTTAACSNPDPPAQNAKAAPESPIRSPISVTAQTPLIRPTPTTIPSPTTSIESPLPRTSSTASISLTHPTPDLNKRSQSGAYLGNIAALEATAERLSMTSSIEVAIREEHNELKRSESRKSSILHRARGTSAGSESGSALHLGSRKNSVVETNNAARFGGYVMSPQHSLSGASARLRSGSKASSSGRPAPESVALSSSLENGEDFPFMSRSGPGKASTRSAASKLSLAEIAELEHPIALTRDAMDRADLGVPDNDEEERRILASARQYIEPEFADEGEGARTPQNENQTFLDDPAPRLQLHQPDQYSQYWDQNNDQARRPTTAASVTTFDQAQTAFGDFDGVHCDPEADQFVPHQEPELPPPRSQQQPQHHGINNSLGPRPTSYFDPSTGQQMLYYPAPVPAMLNLPPKLSKKPKAGPRTARRSQVMSAMPMVTTRESRVWLPDPTHTVGGGSQHNVPLMPELLGGDYAPQTSNADELAPPQAPALASGHSRHASEASTIHPAAPVVEEQREFRRPQRLTDNRKSRATILDGLPPQLRASAFFELPSTHLPKIEVKDGSAMATLDSILDASAAAPVSAFTDHAFAGALGDEVYGTEKKRKSKKPPKKSDAEPVEEEVVAKPKRKTLVKRNSSSALLDYENEPKKRSSRFSLFPSRGDDDDSDDDDERIRRNGDRSPGDGPLQSPNPLAPGADEESSEQSSDESSENERSVYRGPPTTLLAELQIRKRQNQQRVKDGTQLPRGQHGTTLLELDAVAQVEQKTRKGKRVNLAWEDPSANPYQGSDMDDEDVPLGMLALAKVTGDGTNRSTMDIGALMSEVNRPLGLMERREIEDNEPLSRRRERLQGRDSGHVPLSLDLIQKRMSHMPLTQTNSAPIGLMGMRSQSRLNLQLPQEERPVSMMGANADESDPEVEGETLAARKARLAAENPLPRTRPVSGMFSAELLSQFGGADEEAADAKSKGVSNEAAAVVDVPEEEETLGQRRRRLQAEREAREREMAAGGGIYPPRAATPVGLFPSVSGLQANPQARPLSMANMLGAHPIDTPMGHMNPLEQARLNREAEAMRVQQEQELRMAALRAQMPTSLVAVSSGGRSGGYMNGMFNNGMGGHAVGQAGAAGMSLGYGNGSNLSLLTPQQPMMHGGGIPMNGVYGGGYGMQVPGQVGQVGQVDMVERWRQGVLP, from the coding sequence atGGCGGCGTCAAGATATAACACTCTGCCGGCCGGCCAGGCTGATGACGACACGCCTGATCAACACGGCCAGCGCCCGCCGTTTTCCCCAGATTCCTTCGCCTCGCGCCTCTCGCCAACGTCGCAGTCCACCTCGACCAGCCTGGCCTCGCCCACCCAGTCGCCCAATCCCATGGCCCATGCGAGCTTGGCCGAAAAGACGTTTACTCCCCTCTCCATGAACGAAAGCGATTACCTGTCGGACCACTCGGCCACCGACCGCCTGCTGAGAAAAAAGTCGTCCTTCTCCCTCGAACACGAATCGATGCTGAGCACCTCCAACACTTCCAGAGGCGAAACGTTTCTGCAGGTGGGCAGTGCCATTGGCAGAAGCAACAGTGTCAGCAGCACGTCCAGTGCCACGGCAGCTGGCCGGGGCGTGACGGTTGTCAGCTCCATGGTCCAATCGTTTGAAGCCCTGCACGCGGCAGTGGTTGAGAAAGAACGAGAACTGGCGGCCAAAAAGAGCAGTGCCAGTCTTCGCCCGTCTCTCGGTCCGGTGTCAAGGACAACATCGCCAGCTCCAAATGCAGACCTGACAGACGCaagccagcaccagcaccagcaccagcaacacctgGGGGCCAGTCTTGGCGGGGCTGTTGGCGCCGCCGATACGACCATCGTGCCGCAGACAACCGCTGCATGCTCAAATCCCGACCCCCCAGCGCAAAATGCGAAGGCCGCCCCTGAGTCCCCGATCCGCTCCCCGATTTCAGTGACGGCCCAGACGCCCCTGATCCGACCGACTCCCACGACAAttccttctcccaccacctcgaTCGAATCGCCATTGCCCCGAACCTCTTCCACCGCGAGCATCAGCCTGACACACCCCACCCCAGATCTCAACAAGCGATCGCAGTCGGGCGCCTACCTCGGCAACATTGCCGCCCTCGAAGCCACGGCTGAGCGCCTGTCCATGACCAGTTCCATCGAAGTCGCCATTCGCGAAGAACACAACGAGCTCAAGCGGTCCGAGAGTCGGAAGTCGTCGATTCTTCACCGTGCGAGGGGTACCTCAGCCGGTTCCGAGTCTGGTTCGGCGTTGCATCTCGGAAGCAGAAAGAACTCGGTGGTGGAAACGAACAACGCAGCCCGTTTTGGCGGTTATGTCATGAGTCCCCAACATTCCTTGTCTGGCGCGTCAGCCCGTCTCCGCTCTGGCAGCAAGGCCAGCTCCAGTGGAAGGCCAGCTCCGGAGTCCGTTGCGCTTTCGTCTAGCCTGGAGAACGGCGAGGACTTTCCATTCATGTCTCGGAGTGGACCAGGAAAAGCGTCAACGAGAAGTGCAGCCAGCAAGCTGTCTCTTGCCGAGATTGCCGAACTGGAACACCCAATAGCCCTGACGCGGGATGCCATGGACCGAGCCGACCTGGGAGTGCCGGacaacgacgaggaggagaggcgcATACTAGCGAGTGCCCGCCAATATATCGAGCCAGAGTTTGCCgatgagggggaaggagcgCGCACACCCCAGAATGAGAACCAAACCTTTCTGGATGATCCCGCCCCGCGGCTGCAGCTCCACCAGCCCGACCAGTACTCGCAGTATTGGGACCAGAATAATGACCAGGCGAGAAGACCAACGACGGCCGCATCCGTTACCACGTTTGATCAAGCTCAGACAGCGTTTGGTGACTTTGACGGCGTCCACTGTGACCCCGAAGCCGACCAGTTTGTGCCTCACCAGGAGCCTGAGCTGCCTCCGCCTCGgtcacaacagcaaccgcaGCACCATGGCATCAACAATTCGTTGGGGCCCCGCCCGACATCGTACTTTGACCCATCTACCGGGCAGCAGATGCTCTACTACCCAGCTCCGGTCCCCGCCATGCTCAATCTGCCACCAAAGCTGTCCAAAAAGCCCAAGGCGGGACCCAGAACCGCGAGGCGGTCCCAGGTCATGAGTGCGATGCCGATGGTGACAACGCGGGAATCACGGGTGTGGCTTCCTGATCCGACTCATACTGTGGGCGGAGGTAGCCAGCACAACGTGCCCCTCATGCCGGAGCTCCTCGGCGGAGATTACGCTCCCCAGACATCAAATGCCGACGAGCTGGCGCCACCACAAGCGCCCGCCCTTGCTTCGGGCCACTCCAGGCACGCGTCCGAGGCGAGCACCATCCATCCGGCTGCCCCTGTTGTGGAAGAGCAACGAGAATTCCGTCGTCCTCAACGCTTGACCGACAACCGCAAATCCCGGGCGACTATATTGGACGGCTTGCCACCACAGCTCCGTGCAAGCGCCTTTTTCGAGCTGCCCTCTACCCATCTCCCCAAGATTGAGGTCAAGGACGGATCTGCCATGGCGACGCTCGACAGCATCCTCGACGCCTCGGCCGCTGCGCCCGTCAGCGCTTTTACCGACCACGCCTTTGCCGGGGCCTTGGGTGATGAGGTTTATGGGACTGAGAAGAAGCGCAAATCAAAGAAGCCGCCCAAGAAGTCCGACGCAGAgcctgtggaggaggaggtggtggccaaGCCAAAACGAAAGACGCTTGTCaagaggaactcgagctcgGCTCTGCTTGACTACGAGAACGAACCGAAGAAGAGATCTAGTCGGTTTTCCCTTTTCCCGAGCAGaggcgatgacgacgacagcgatgacgacgacgagcgGATCAGACGAAATGGTGATCGTTCACCCGGCGATGGCCCTCTGCAgtctcccaaccccctcgccccGGGTGCCGACGAAGAGTCCAGTGAACAATCCAGCGACGAGTCTAGTGAGAACGAAAGGTCTGTCTACAGAGGCCCGCCCACGACGCTGCTCGCAGAGTTGCAGATCCGGAAGCGCCAGAATCAGCAGCGAGTCAAGGACGGCACCCAGCTTCCCCGCGGCCAGCACGGCACCACTCTTCTTGAACTGGACGCTGTTGCTCAGGTGGAACAGAAGACCAGGAAGGGCAAGCGTGTTAATCTCGCCTGGGAGGACCCAAGCGCCAACCCGTATCAAGGCTCCGACatggacgacgaggacgtGCCGCTGGGCATGCTGGCGCTTGCCAAGGTCACTGGTGACGGAACCAACAGGTCAACCATGGACATTGGCGCTCTCATGAGCGAGGTGAATCGCCCCCTTGGCTTGATGGAGCGCCGGGAAATCGAAGACAACGAGCCCctcagccgccgccgcgagAGGTTGCAGGGCAGAGACAGCGGCCATGTTCCGTTGTCTCTGGACCTTATTCAGAAGCGAATGAGCCACATGCCGCTCACACAAACAAACAGCGCTCCCATTGGGTTGATGGGTATGCGATCCCAGTCGAGGCTCAATCTTCAGCTTCCCCAAGAAGAACGACCAGTCTCCATGATGGGCGCCAACGCAGACGAGAGTGATcccgaggtggagggggagacgCTGGCTGCCCGCAAAGCACGACTGGCAGCCGAAAACCCCTTGCCGCGCACCCGTCCTGTCAGCGGTATGTTCTCGGCCGAGCTTCTCAGCCAGTTTGGCGGAGCCgacgaggaggctgccgacGCCAAGAGCAAAGGAGTGAGCAATGAGGCTgccgcggtggtggatgtgcccgaggaagaagagacgTTGGGCCAGCGAAGACGCAGACTACAAGCCGAGAGGGAGGCACGGGAGCGCGAGATGGCTGCTGGAGGCGGCATATATCCACCTCGTGCTGCTACGCCCGTTGGACTTTTCCCAAGCGTGAGCGGCCTGCAAGCCAACCCTCAAGCCCGCCCGCTCTCCATGGCCAACATGCTTGGTGCTCATCCCATCGATACCCCCATGGGTCACATGAACCCCCTCGAGCAAGCGCGCCTGAACCGGGAGGCCGAAGCAATGAGGGTGCAGCAGGAGCAAGAACTCCGAATGGCAGCGCTCCGAGCTCAGATGCCCACAAGTCTGGTTGCCGTCTCGTCCGGGGGCAGGAGTGGCGGATACATGAATGGCATGTTCAACAACGGAATGGGGGGGCACGCTGTGGGCCAGGCCGGCGCTGCTGGGATGAGCCTAGGCTacggcaacggcagcaacTTGAGCTTGCTGACGCCGCAACAACCAATGATGCATGGTGGTGGCATTCCGATGAATGGTGTTTATGGTGGTGGATACGGGATGCAAGTACCTGGCCAAGTGGGCCAAGTGGGACAGGTTGATATGGTGGAGCGCTGGCGGCAGGGCGTGTTGCCGTGA
- a CDS encoding hypothetical protein (EggNog:ENOG503PNK3), whose amino-acid sequence MDGAESYVHPLLSVMSFDDEFKLRANWVNKLSSQEQSSRSPSPSSVTPSEGSSTNFCEYAASTTSSWATSAGPGTEYGFHEEEEVKPGANELPKIPPQRPETPADRLNRSLGRSHSPSLPSSLRKSFSAADREADEADEIDEDVESDFDADESGCETARLDEEDDEQEDNSDQDDDDDEWSGENGNLESLVISAVDKDYSLAAFLIPLLHRDFNLALKSKVENWRCAASHAGAGDGAKHESSPANTSPSQGSGSGPSRKRRRTDSDEGARDGRDKDQDEEDQKDPGGGKMGPPSTPLSGNTREPLLACPFHKRDPIKYNVHGDSGSGKKHRYRPCTGPGFKSIQRLKEHLKRTHSPVQCERCKETFNPGKGGDRAESLNKLAEHRKSEVPCPLRDASLKEGVDEVQWAMLDKQNRKKNQEVHRVEKWFEIWDVLFPEVARPESPWHEIPSSFTSGTPKDGEDYFVDLFFNILDHKIQQGDIPLPGSDPADPNSSNNRNLDLLRDRLKTVVQNTFRMYVSIRENLSPETSSSQSQSLSHGHNRQPSSTYRSTGTGSLSASLLQPPLPSTAPTSVTSGTPQQQQQSPAATYLPPGAAYGMAHSQFMPAVSPAAFTGMADDGTATAMTASPYFFHAGNNMFTPQGYWLHQVPAAANHPHAVSFPHQGHLQTAAETWLNWGHAGGDGEQ is encoded by the exons ATGGACGGAGCCGAATCATACGTTCACCCTCTGCTGTCCGTAATGAGCTTCGATGATGAGTTCAAACTGCGCGCAAACTGGGTGAACAAATTGAGCTCACAGGAGCAGTCATCAAGATCCCCCAGTCCAAGCAGCGTCACTCCGTCAGAAGGCAGCTCGACCAACTTTTGCGAGTATGCCGCCTCCACAACAAGCAGCTGGGCGACCTCGGCCGGACCAGGGACGGAATATGGATTtcatgaggaagaggaggtcaagCCTGGGGCCAACGA ATTGCCCAAAATTCCACCCCAACGTCCAGAAACACCAGCAGACCGATTGAACCGATCCCTTGGTCGAAGTCACTCACCGAGTCTTCCCAGTTCTTTACGAAAATCATTCTCGGCTGCTGACAGAGAAGCCGACGAGGCAGACGAGATCGACGAAGATGTCGAGTCGGATTTCGATGCCGATGAGAGCGGGTGTGAGACAGCCCGGCtcgatgaagaggacgatgaaCAGGAGGATAATTCCGAccaggatgatgacgatgacgaatGGAGTGGTGAAAACGGGAATCTAGAGTCTCTCGTGATCTCGGCTGTGGACAAGGACTATTCTCTGGCAGCCTTTTTGATTCCGCTGCTTCACCGCGACTTCAACTTGGCTCTCAAGAGTAAAGTGGAAAACTGGCGATGTGCAGCATCTCATGCCGGAGCAGGGGATGGAGCCAAACACGAgtcctccccagccaatACTTCGCCGTCCCAGGGTTCGGGTTCGGGTCCGTCTCGCAAAAGGAGGCGTACAGACTCGGACGAAGGGGCGAGGGACGGCCGAGACAAGGatcaagacgaagaagaccaaAAGGACCCTGGAGGCGGCAAAATGGGacctccttccacccctctCAGCGGAAACACTCGCGAGCCGCTGCTGGCTTGTCCGTTTCACAAACGGGATCCAATCAAATACAATGTCCACGGCGATTCCGGGTCTGGCAAGAAGCATCGGTACAGACCTTGTACAGGGCCAGGGTTCAAATCTATCCAGCGACTAAA GGAACATCTCAAGCGAACACATTCTCCCGTCCAATGCGAAAGATGCAAAGAAACATTCAACccaggaaaggggggagacCGTGCAGAATCCCTCAACAAGCTAGCCGAGCACCGCAAGAGCGAGGTCCCCTGTCCTCTTCGGGACGCCTCTCTCAAAGAAGGGGTTGACGAAGTTCAGTGGGCCATGCTGGACAAGCAGAACCGGAAGAAGAACCAAGAGGTGCACCGGGTGGAGAAGTGGTTTGAGATTTGGGACGTTTTGTTCCCAGAGGTTGCCCGGCCAGAAAGCCCATGGCACGAGATACCCTCTTCGTTCACCTCGGGAACCCCAAAGGACGGCGAGGATTACTTTGTCGATCTCTTTTTCAACATCCTCGACCACAAGATCCAACAAGGTGACATCCCCCTACCCGGCTCTGACCCTGCCGACCCCAATTCGTCCAACAATCGCAACCTGGATCTCCTCCGGGACCGCCTCAAGACCGTCGTCCAAAACACCTTTCGGATGTACGTCTCGATACGCGAGAACCTGTCCCCAGAGACATCGTCCAGTCAAAGCCAGAGCCTCAGTCACGGCCACAACCGCCAGCCCTCATCAACCTACCGGTCAACCGGCACGGGCAGTCTCAGCGCGTCACTTCTCCAGCCGCCATTACCTTCCACCGCGCCAACTTCAGTCACCAGCGGaactcctcagcagcagcaacaaagcCCCGCGGCCACCTATCTTCCGCCGGGGGCTGCGTATGGGATGGCTCACTCCCAATTCATGCCTGCCGTGTCCCCGGCGGCATTTACGGGAATGGCAGACGACGGGACAGCCACAGCCATGACGGCAAGCCCCTATTTCTTCCACGCGGGCAACAACATGTTTACGCCACAGGGATACTGGCTTCATCAAGTCCCGGCCGCGGCCAATCACCCGCATGCCGTGTCGTTTCCGCACCAGGGGCATCTCCAGACCGCAGCTGAGACGTGGCTGAACTGGGGACATgctggtggagatggggagcaGTGA